A stretch of Hoplias malabaricus isolate fHopMal1 chromosome 10, fHopMal1.hap1, whole genome shotgun sequence DNA encodes these proteins:
- the lmtk3 gene encoding uncharacterized protein lmtk3 isoform X2 yields MRAPRRRRSSAVLIAALMSLLIPDRALSAPQREVSVSRDGSLSPPPYVVILISCSGLVSFILLLLTCLCCKRGGVGFNEFDNAEGEECSGGSSPAPEDSLSSCPSLPEVYTLPLRDRTCPALSNPTDSGSQCFRRHTLNYLQEIGNGWFGKVILAEVLCDCSSSQAVVKELKVSASPLEQRKFLAEAEPYRSLQHPNILQCLGQCSESIPYLLVMEFCQLGDLKRYLRAQRKSDGMTPDLLNRDLLTLQRMAYEITSGLLHLHENNYIHSDLALRNCLLTSDLTVRIGDYGLSHNHYKEDYYLTPDKLWIPLRWISPELLEFRGGLMVTDQTKSSNVWSLGVVIWELFEFGAQPHRHLSDEEVLTFVIKERQITLAQPRLKLSHADYWYEVMQSCWLPPSQRPTVNEVFILLSSLLAAEKGRGVSEDEDEEEYEEQHGRGRRGESEESFERRWDSLRPSLFLSATGDRHRERDYNREDGSFRGNGNSFPLLDPVNAITPTSSELDDILTVTETSKGLNFEYFWEKAHGRRGYKPLPPPQPIPTPNSGHRQSLDTPTVVPVISARSPSLASEYYIRLEEHTPQDKSPSLKVKASSLGVDSVSPGDLELVEIRNGTLGKEGPICGYQEKFGRGASHTVQTVRSSEIQVLVPNTGLVEFSKEGCNRMTDFAVVDVGDRTGDMKKDQSLRRSGSLSSQVPILPPKPRSLSTSSGNHLHSRPLPVPPPIYPRAYGLGHYPGSSYPIGKPETSDPLFMSSCSSSKGNFDHLGFNRTHQTLPPSPSLSPSIPPSSGGPSMFPPPQTCPPPLPPHFRLQRGSYHHYSGETFPRHNNAAVHLQRDPLSCDYTDMQTCHADRTLTRLQSLHKESPMDRELSYSKMTCSQSMFPEFERKTSSSPAYSEEEEEEDDDDSPFLSPCRPSSGTTIEHTSLAGDSDPVTSELFSRGMKRTQSRLDTILPAIWKEDAEMHRERVAAARKSPIHLFLTEISNESSDSNMGQSSWNRENDKQNGFGGMRRSQSLLTELDSATQAWGSDIGSLTGQDNGPKRRDLFLTEIDTAVSDCEDVYDGDGGSPVSRFGTTPFPYARPQDLPTYAEAEKAYSQGMKRSRSLLSEVNVETEDPESKKEEMTREEFLREIQSAETFLTEIITRQRKQEECLSPIAISPEYETICIDPESSQTIRFESDRSSGKPLSDTKEAIYAQVTKRAKKTEIKVAMRPEIPVLQIASELHNLKMEQKFFPDTAPDMSETDTKLQSPVDFAPSGILPKTGILMDRLTPLITEKEVTDITENRKEGLEHNVSIQTETRDQNQLSDKSESAGTITGVNIEDRLEQVQVKQDVGSPVSLVTPDSGIIYKTEVGVKYHGSPESSEQSILNMSTFIDFHEHETSASTAGSTATKDHGTDLFPTVNQHRKCPDTTQAKPQVLKIESSTNLTGQPTVIEKGKQSDTRYDKETEISNNISSNEPAHLDKCSIDTFPFTLAREPNSDQSLSTITPTDSTMSPLTSNSMDCLTPGDTWTGGGGSGWRVLGTETPHRDSAYFSDSDWDGGEGVPRKGSDVLCSSRPGSGRAGGLLMGIEEKIEVDDDGPVGQESLVNKVKSKEHVLELFSDTMVIRRSGDGIESVEVSITEPSLSHDNDSVSISGDLKTESSTELIDKFLSTIEDEPLKRALYRDESQLNFQMSSLEDSVKFHNSGCNVELLPKTKPSYVEELVEHQVYVNANEHELIEVNSSEFIEMQKQTPTSESNESNLSQCYSVQSETLPYFSSIKINDKSCIEDTMCSLAPSMWSETNREVTPIKERQAMDLQGVANSELGLRNLSYTEEREDEQAKLKSETEGQLTAVELCFITKNSPNTETEQGTPMEITKTQCISGNVFPEEASKELKTKELWNTFENEGADGCLKGELDCHRFQQDLPLWSAENDQWASAESELWTTAKLQSSERELGSEFSPGFIKNKWTESERLVAGCEFWEEEVNDELAKSEPHPTVLETHENNCNEEMLQQANNSAQQTFASWIQEAPEARQETLQMKAIHQEENIENLDLENGEPGDELNCTNVEVDNLENPEHEFLPHFNGVGRSNEFPGSKVYMQNEADEDDHLYVEENQNFNRIANVFNTEYEAGHRDGVEHSNLYCDLVSKSEGMKNQNESHTNHNSYVTALVENDCTKFLAIPSTSAGTANTVILPHISASYQESYNSQTDKQDVENHCQIPNREIEDVTFSEKVSLSCPSLTIYNEAEPCTIHTGNVQCFSPAFVSVEISDSEAPHHAQLNDCQGPNNFPNTVHHIEIKSSANLQNAADQAWPDVIDQQSPTVFSDDADFLNQIEREHSTSTHSKGITANLGHKTHMSLITENQTHLVSDCINEDDRNSMSHPPISQSTLNSIPELLISEWKDLDEEPLEDFEKLEKLCCISGDEDILGDLFLGNLELLESLKKSVTTEQDHENLGSLESKTRVELKEEVDGISDISMLKSQGVAQNELGSKYFPEGSQHLLDKKASPNVSPCHSSEGSKGQQSLSQVPTKNGLMMQVCEEKLQYSLSENVKTNVLWGSTLTDSVILRPWGDTNTTNDTDAAREKPSQDHEIRSEALPSSPVLSQTEEDETETERLTVVEQPEVSPALPATNQAMKAKLARLSLSLPPLALSLPLSPGPKGGFWDGGDHRFSRRRGILAGSDPEEDEEEEQEDESSRKVIVITETDVQKRVGLRSLLKSPKEPLDKENRDHGRNVSFFDDVTVYLFDQETPTNELSSGSTPTSPSPLGKLAHVDGHGASNHKPSKSKDHVKPRSPTSVSSAPSSRFTVSPADDPHLV; encoded by the exons GAGTTTGATAATGCAGAGGGAGAGGAATGTTCTGGAGGCTCCAGTCCAGCACCTGAGGACAGTCTGTCCTCCTGTCCATCACTACCAGAGGTCTACACATTGCCTCTGCGAGACAGAACATGCCCAGCACTGTCCAACCCCACAG ATTCTGGTTCTCAGTGTTTtcggcgacacacactcaactaCCTGCAGGAGATTGGAAATGGATGGTTTGGAAAG GTGATTCTGGCGGAGGTGCTATGTGACTGCAGCTCCTCTCAGGCTGTTGTCAAGGAGCTGAAAGTCAGTGCCAGCCCTTTGGAGCAGCGCAAGTTCTTGGCAGAGGCAGAGCCATACAG AAGCCTCCAGCATCCCAATATTCTACAGTGTTTGGGTCAGTGCAGTGAGAGTATTCCCTATTTGCTGGTCATGGAGTTCTGCCAACTG GGAGACCTAAAAAGATATCTTAGAGCTCAGAGGAAGTCAGACGGCATGACACCAGACCTTTTAAACCGTGACCTCCTGACATTGCAAAGAATGGCGTACGAGATCACATCAGGCCTCCTGCATCTTCATGAAAACAATTACATacacag TGATCTGGCGCTGAGAAACTGTCTGCTCACCTCAGATCTGACAGTCAGGATTGGAGACTATGGTCTCTCACACAACCACTACAAG GAAGACTACTATCTGACTCCAGATAAGCTGTGGATCCCTCTGCGCTGGATCTCAccagagctgctggagttcaGAGGAGGATTGATGGTCACAGACCAAACAAAATCCAGCAATGTGTG GTCTTTAGGTGTGGTGATTTGGGAGCTATTTGAATTTGGTGCCCAGCCACACAGACATCTGAGTGATGAAGAAGTCCTAACCTTCGTCATCAAGGAGAGGCAGATCACGCTGGCCCAACCCCGTCTCAAACTCTCCCATGCTGACTACTG GTATGAGGTCATGCAGTCATGCTGGCTTCCACCCTCTCAGCGGCCAACAGTCAATGAAGTCTTTAttctcctttcctctcttcTGGCTGCTGAAAAAGGGAGGGGGGTATCagaggatgaggatgaagaggaaTATGAGGAACAGCATggcagaggaagaagaggagagagcgAAGAATCATTTGAAAGACGATGGGATTCTCTCCGACCCAGTCTGTTTCTATCAGCTACTGGTGATcggcatagagagagagattacaacAGAGAAGATGGAAGTTTCAGAGGGAATGGTAACTCTTTCCCTCTGCTGGATCCTGTCAATGCGATCACTCCCACTTCATCTGAGCTTGATGATATTCTGACAGTCACAGAGACTAGTAAAGGATTAAATTTTGAGTACTTCTGGGAGAAGGCCCACGGTAGGAGAGGCTACAaacctcttcctcctccccaGCCAATACCTACTCCTAACTCTGGGCACAGACAGTCTCTGGACACACCCACAGTTGTACCTGTGATCAGTGCTCGTAGCCCCTCATTAGCTAGTGAGTATTACATCCGCTTGGAAGAGCACACTCCTCAGGATAAATCCCCTTCTCTGAAAGTTAAAGCATCCTCATTAGGTGTAGATTCAGTTAGCCCTGGGGATTTGGAATTGGTAGAGATTCGTAATGGGACACTTGGAAAGGAAGGACCTATTTGTGGGTACCAGGAAAAGTTTGGACGAGGTGCTTCCCATACAGTTCAGACTGTGAGGTCCAGTGAAATTCAGGTTCTGGTGCCAAACACAGGCTTGGTTGAGTTTAGTAAAGAAGGTTGCAATAGAATGACAGATTTTGCAGTGGTAGATGTTGGAGACAGAACCGGGGATATGAAAAAAGACCAGAGTTTGAGGCGTTCTGGATCTTTATCTTCCCAAGTACCCATCCTCCCTCCAAAACCCCGCTCACTGTCCACCTCTTCAGGCAACCACTTACACTCACGACCCTTACCTGTTCCTCCTCCAATATATCCCCGGGCATATGGGCTGGGTCACTATCCTGGATCCTCTTACCCCATAGGAAAACCAGAGACATCAGATCCATTGTTTATGAGCAGCTGTTCTTCATCAAAAGGCAACTTTGATCATTTGGGATTCAATCGTACACACCAGACACTgcctccatctccctctctctcgccaTCAATTCCCCCATCTTCCGGAGGTCCATCCATGTTTCCTCCACCTCAGACATGTCCACCCCCACTCCCCCCACATTTTAGACTCCAGAGGGGCTCCTACCATCATTATTCTGGAGAAACATTTCCCAGACATAACAATGCTGCAGTGCACTTACAAAGAGACCCATTAAGCTGTGACTATACTGACATGCAAACTTGTCATGCTGACAGAACCTTGACACGTTTGCAGTCATTGCACAAAGAGTCCCCAATGGACAGAGAATTGTCCtactccaaaatgacttgctCACAGTCCATGTTTCCAGAGTTTGAGAGAAAGACCTCCTCCAGCCCAGCATactcagaagaagaagaagaagaagatgatgatgattccCCCTTCTTGTCTCCCTGCAGACCCAGCAGTGGCACTACTATTGAACACACCAGCCTGGCTGGTGACTCAGACCCTGTTACAAGTGAACTCTTTTCCAGAGGAATGAAACGAACTCAATCTCGTCTTGACACCATTCTTCCAGCCATCTGGAAGGAGGATGCTGAAATGCACCGGGAGCGAGTTGCAGCAGCCAGGAAATCCCCAATACATCTGTTCCTGACAGAAATCTCCAACGAATCCTCAGACTCAAACATGGGACAAAGCTCATGGAACAGGGAGAATGACAAGCAGAATGGATTTGGAGGGATGAGACGCTCCCAGTCGCTCCTCACTGAGCTTGACTCTGCCACACAGGCATGGGGGTCAGACATAGGATCTCTGACTGGACAAGACAATGGTCCTAAAAGGAGGGATTTGTTCCTCACTGAAATTGATACAGCAGTGTCAGATTGTGAAGATGTGTATGACGGCGATGGGGGAAGCCCAGTATCTCGCTTTGGAACCACACCCTTCCCTTATGCACGTCCCCAGGACTTACCAACATATGCCGAAGCAGAAAAAGCCTATTCTCAAGGAATGAAAaggtctcgctctctcttgtcTGAGGTAAACGTAGAGACCGAGGACCCTGAGTCTAAGAAAGAGGAAATGACTAGAGAGGAGTTCCTAAGAGAGATCCAGTCAGCTGAGACATTCCTGACCGAGATAATAACAAGACAACGCAAGCAGGAGGAATGTCTGTCACCTATAGCAATATCACCTGAATATGAGACAATATGCATTGACCCAGAATCCTCACAAACTATCAGATTTGAGTCTGACAGATCATCAGGAAAGCCGCTTAGTGATACGAAAGAGGCAATCTATGCTCAAGTTACAAAAAGAgctaaaaaaactgaaataaaagttGCAATGCGTCCAGAAATTCCAGTTCTACAAATAGCATCAGAATTACATAACCTTAAAATGGAGCAAAAATTTTTCCCTGATACTGCTCCAGACATgtctgaaacagacacaaaactCCAAAGTCCAGTTGATTTTGCTCCCTCAGGCATCTTGCCCAAAACAGGTATTCTGATGGACCGCCTGACTCCTCTCATAACAGAGAAAGAAGTCACTGACATAACTGAAAATAGAAAAGAGGGATTAGAGCACAATGTATCTATCCAAACTGAAACCAGGGATCAAAATCAATTGAGTGATAAATCTGAGAGTGCTGGCACCATTACTGGGGTGAACATTGAAGACAGGTTAGAGCAGGTACAGGTAAAACAAGATGTGGGCAGTCCAGTCAGCCTAGTGACCCCAGACTCAGGCAtaatttataaaactgaagTAGGGGTAAAATATCATGGTTCACCTGAAAGTTCAGAACAGTCTATCTTAAATATGTCAACATTCATTGATTTTCATGAGCATGAAACTTCAGCAAGTACAGCTGGCTCTACAGCCACAAAAGACCATGGCACAGATTTGTTTCCCACTGTTAATCAACACAGAAAATGTCCAGACACCACTCAGGCCAAGCCCCAGGTCTTAAAAATAGAGTCATCTACTAATTTAACTGGGCAGCCTACTGTAAttgaaaaaggaaaacaatCAGACACCAGATATgataaagaaacagaaatatCCAATAATATCTCTTCAAATGAGCCTGCGCATCTGGACAAATGCAGCATAGACACATTCCCCTTTACCTTGGCAAGAGAACCAAACTCTGATCAGTCCCTGTCCACTATTACACCCACAGACTCCACTATGTCACCTCTTACCTCTAACTCTATGGACTGCCTCACACctggagacacatggactggtgGGGGTGGGTCTGGCTGGAGGGTACTTGGGACTGAAACACCCCACCGGGACTCTGCCTATTTCTCTGATAGTGATTGGGATGGTGGTGAGGGTGTGCCTAGAAAAGGGAGTGATGTTCTTTGTTCCTCACGTCCTGGCAGTGGCAGAGCAGGTGGTTTATTAATGGGAATTGAGGAAAAAATTGAAGTGGATGATGATGGTCCAGTAGGGCAGGAGAGCTTGGTAAACAAAGTGAAATCCAAGGAGCATGTACTGGAACTATTTTCAGATACAATGGTTATAAGGAGATCTGGTGATGGCATAGAGTCAGTGGAGGTTAGCATTACTGAACCGAGCCTCAGCCATGATAATGATAGTGTGAGTATTTCTGGGGACTTAAAGACTGAAAGCAGTACTGAGCTGATTGACAAGTTTCTTTCCACAATTGAGGATGAGCCGCTGAAAAGGGCTTTGTACAGAGATGAGTCACAGCTTAATTTTCAAATGTCCTCTCTTGAAGATTCAGTTAAGTTTCACAATTCAGGTTGCAATGTTGAGCTGCTTCCTAAAACAAAACCAAGTTATGTGGAGGAGCTCGTTGAGCATCAAGTATATGTGAATGCTAATGAACATGAATTGATTGAGGTAAATTCTTCAGAGTTTATAGAAATGCAGAAGCAGACACCCACATCAGAGAGTAATGAATCCAACTTATCTCAGTGTTACAGTGTCCAGTCAGAAACTTTGCCATATTTTAGTTCTATCAAGATTAATGATAAATCTTGTATTGAAGACACAATGTGCAGCTTAGCACCCTCCATGTGGTCTGAAACTAATAGAGAGGTGACACCAATAAAAGAGAGGCAAGCCATGGATTTGCAAGGGGTAGCAAACAGTGAACTGGGCTTGAGAAATCTGTCTTATACTGAGGAAAGAGAAGATGAGCAGGCAAAATTAAAGTCAGAAACTGAAGGGCAATTAACTGCTGTTGAGCTCTGCTTCATAACCAAGAATTCTCCAAACACAGAAACGGAACAAGGCACGCCAATGGAGATCACAAAAACGCAATGTATTTCTGGCAATGTATTTCCTGAGGAAGCCTCAAAAGAACTGAAGACAAAAGAATTGTGGAATACTTTTGAGAATGAAGGTGCAGATGGATGTCTAAAGGGAGAATTAGATTGCCATCGATTCCAGCAAGATCTTCCCTTGTGGTCAGCTGAAAATGATCAATGGGCATCGGCTGAAAGTGAACTATGGACAACAGCTAAGCTTCAGAGTTCTGAAAGAGAATTAGGATCAGAGTTCTCCCCAGGGTTCATAAAGAACAAGTGGACAGAGTCCGAGCGATTGGTCGCCGGCTGTGAATTTTGGGAAGAAGAAGTAAATGATGAACTGGCAAAGAGTGAGCCTCATCCTACCGTTCTGGAGACACATGAAAACAACTGCAATGAGGAAATGCTTCAACAGGCCAATAATTCCGCAcaacagacatttgccagttgGATTCAAGAAGCTCCTGAAGCTAGACAGGAAACATTGCAGATGAAGGCTATTCATCAGGAGGAAAACATTGAGAATCTTGACTTAGAAAATGGAGAGCCAGGAGATGAACTGAACTGCACAAATGTGGAGGTGGATAATCTGGAGAACCCAGAACATGAATTTTTGCCCCACTTTAATGGTGTTGGAAGAAGCAATGAATTCCCAGGTTCCAAAGTGTACATGCAAAATGAAGCAGATGAAGATGACCATTTGTATGTTGAAGAGAATCAAAACTTCAACAGAATAGCCAACGTCTTTAACACAGAGtatgaggcaggacacagagaTGGTGTAGAGCACTCTAACTTATACTGTGATTTAGTGTCTAAATCTGAAGGTATGAAAAATCAGAATGAATCTCATACTAACCACAACAGCTATGTGACTGCACTTGTTGAAAACGATTGCACGAAGTTCTTGGCCATTCCCTCAACTTCAGCCGGCACAGCTAATACTGTGATTTTACCCCATATATCTGCATCATACCAAGAAAGTTACAACAGTCAAACTGACAAACAGGATGTTGAAAACCACTGCCAAATACCAAACAGGGAGATAGAGGATGTTACATTTTCTGAAAAAGTTTCTCTGTCTTGTCCCAGCCTCACTATTTACAATGAAGCAGAACCATGCACAATTCACACAGGCAATGTCCAGTGTTTCTCtcctgcctttgtgtctgtggaAATTTCAGACAGTGAAGCTCCTCATCATGCACAGTTGAATGACTGCCAAGGTCCTAACAATTTCCCAAACACAGTCCACCACATAGAGATTAAGTCTAGTGCAAACTTACAGAATGCAGCTGATCAGGCCTGGCCTGATGTAATAGACCAACAAAGTCCAACTGTCTTCTCAGATGATGCTGATTTCTTAAATCAGATTGAGAGAGAACATTCCACCAGCACTCACAGCAAAGGGATTACAGCAAATTTGGGACACAAAACGCACATGTCATTAATTACTGAAAATCAGACTCATCTGGTGTCGGACTGTATCAATGAGGACGACAGAAATAGCATGTCTCATCCACCAATCTCTCAGAGCACCTTGAACTCCATCCCAGAGTTGCTGATCTCAGAGTGGAAGGATTTGGACGAGGAGCCATTGGAGGATTTTGAAAAGCTGGAGAAACTGTGCTGTATTTCTGGAGATGAAGATATTCTTGGAGATCTCTTCTTGGGAAACTTGGAATTGCTTGAATCTTTGAAAAAGAGTGTGACGACGGAGCAGGATCATGAAAACTTGGGATCTTTAGAAAGCAAGACAAGGGTTGAACTGAAAGAAGAGGTTGATGGAATTTCAGATATCTCCATGTTAAAATCACAAGGCGTAGCTCAGAATGAGTTGGGATCTAAGTACTTCCCAGAAGGCTCTCAGCATTTACTGGACAAGAAGGCCTCACCAAATGTTTCGCCATGCCATTCGAGTGAAGGCAGCAAAGGTCAACAATCACTGTCACAAGTGCCAACAAAAAATGGACTAATGATGCAG GTGTGTGAAGAAAAACTGCAGTACTCCCTCAGTGAGAATGTCAAAACCAATGTGCTCTGGGGATCTACCCTCACTGACAGCGTCATACTGCGTCCTTGGGGAGACACTAACACCACCAATGACACTGATGCTGCCAGGGAAAAGCCCTCCCAGGACCATGAGAT TAGAAGTGAAGCACTCCCCTCTAGCCCTGTTTTATCCCAGACTGAAGAAgatgaaacagaaacagaaaggtTGACAGTGGTGGAGCAGCCTGAAGTCTCACCTGCCCTGCCTGCTACAAACCAAGCGATGAAAG CTAAACTGGCTCGtctctccctttccctcccTCCACTTGCACTCTCACTCCCACTCTCTCCTGGACCCAAAGGAGGATTCTGGGATGGGGGCGACCACAGATTTAGTAGAAGGAGAGGAATCTTAGCTGGAAGCGATCCCGAAgaagacgaggaggaggaacaggaGGATGAGTCTTCTAGAAAAGTTATTGTCATCACAGAAACGGATGTTCAGAAACGAGTAGGTCTGCGGAGCCTCCTGAAATCGCCCAAGGAGCCTCTGGACAAGGAGAACCGCGACCATGGACGCAACGTGTCCTTCTTCGATGATGTCACAGTCTATCTTTTTGATCAG GAAACTCCAACTAATGAGCTGAGTTCTGGCTCTACACCTACCAGTCCATCTCCTCTTGGAAAACTGGCTCACGTCGATGGACATG GAGCAAGCAACCACAAGCCCAGCAAGAGCAAAGATCATGTGAAGCCAAGATCCCCCACATCTGTCAGTTCAGCTCCATCATCACGCTTCACTGTCAGCCCTGCAGATGACCCTCATTTAGTGTGA